GTGCGCCTGCATGATCTCACCCCAGGCGCGCAGGGCCGAGGCGCTTTCCAGGTAGGGGACGCCGTCGGCCGCCCCGTCTTCCTGGTCCAGCTGGTGCGCGAACTCGTGGAAGACCACGTTCCGCCCGTCTTCGGTGGCGGAGGCGCTCCGGCGCACGCTGTCCCAGGCGAGGATCACCGTGCCGTGCCCCCAGGACTGCCCCAGGAGCGCCTCCTCGGCCGGCGGAATCGTGCCGGTCGTCGGCCGCTCCACGTACACCGGCCGCACGGTGCTGGGGTAGACCAGGATGGAGCGCAGGTGGGCGTAGTAGTCCGCCTCCTCCAGGTTGAGCAGCAGCAGGCAGGCCTGGCCGGCGATGGTGACGCGGATCTCGTCCGTGAGCTCCAGACCGCCGCACCCCTCGAAGCTTTTTTCGGCGAGGAAGACCTGGATGCGGCCGTGCAGCCGCTCGCGGTCCTCGGCGGGGAGGCGGCGGTAGAGCGGGAAGCTCCGCTCCAGGACGTCGCGCCAGGCCTCCGGAAAGGGGCGGCCCCGCAGCGCGGCCCTCGCCCGGCCGCGGCGACGCCGCAGGAGCAGGACGACGAGCGCGGCCAGCACCGCGGCGGCGAGCAGGAAGAGAAGGAGACGGGACATCCGGGCCCGGGTCGGGGGGGACTGGGTCTGCCAGTGCGGATTGTAGGGGAACGGCCTCCGCCGTTCAAGGACCTGGGAAACAGCCGGCCG
This genomic window from Longimicrobiaceae bacterium contains:
- a CDS encoding M90 family metallopeptidase translates to MSRLLLFLLAAAVLAALVVLLLRRRRGRARAALRGRPFPEAWRDVLERSFPLYRRLPAEDRERLHGRIQVFLAEKSFEGCGGLELTDEIRVTIAGQACLLLLNLEEADYYAHLRSILVYPSTVRPVYVERPTTGTIPPAEEALLGQSWGHGTVILAWDSVRRSASATEDGRNVVFHEFAHQLDQEDGAADGVPYLESASALRAWGEIMQAHYAALREAVEEGRRTLLDEYGATNPAEFFAVATEFFFEKPVQLKRRHPALYDELAGYYRQDPASWAEPPSGQPAADPPGR